The genomic stretch CATCAGAACACTAGGTACTCTTTCTAGAAATCCTTACATCTTATTCTCAGAAGGAGAAGCAGCTCTTTGTTACTGGAAGATGACCTCATCTTAGGTGATACTGATTCCTATTCTCtgatttacattaaaaatatttattatctgagaggcagggagcgagagaaggagagagagagagagagagagagagagagagagatcacaagttcttccatttgctggttcactctccaaagccccACAATAGCTAGCAACCTTGAactggaaagccaggagccaggaactcaatccaggtctccccattgGACCATCCCTGCTACCTGCCAGGGTCTgtttcagcaagaagctggaatcaggaccagGAGGGAGTTGGgaactgaactcaggtactcccatGTGGCATGTGgatatcttaacctctaggccaaatgcatgTCCCcattatttatatttccaaaagaTTGGTAGCATGAGTCCTGTCTCAATTTATCTTAGATAATTTGCTCTTGCTTAAGGCTTATTCAACCCGGAGTTTCTAGCTGGAGAATCTGATGGGTCAAATCAAGAAGATAACTGAGAACACTCTGTGATGAGTTTTGAGCTAATTTAAATCTTGACAGTTCTAGACATTGACATTGGATGGCTGGCTTGCTATGCCCAGGCCAACCTCAGTTCTCTACCGACTTGCTATGTGTTGGAAGCTATTGCTTTTTCCTGAAATGTAGAAAGCCCGCTCACCTCTCTACTTTAACCCCACATGCTCCACATGGACTGATGTTTGGATTTGGCTTAGTTCTAGCAGGCAAGCAAAAACAAGGAGTGAAGAAGAGTCTGAAGCCTTGCCAATGTCCTTACTTCACCAAGAACCTCCTTAAAGAAACCTCCAAACACAGGCTATTGGAAAGGGCCACAAAGTTGGCAGGGCCAAGACCAGACAAGAGTAGGTAGAAGTGTACCATTCATTCAATAAAGACCGAGTGCCCACTAGGGGTTCTAACAGTACAGTGAACATCTAAGACAAATAAGCAAATTCATACTCCATTTATACTATTAGGAAAAGTACAACAGGGTAAGGGACAGAGTAGTAGAGactgatattttaattaattttttattaatttgagagcgggagagaaaagagagagttcccaactactggttcactcatcaaatgcccaaAAACCActgcagggagggtggggtggggtgggcattgtgggcaTAATGAGTAAATCAGCCTGCTACACcgtcatcccatacgggcacaggttcatgtcccggctgcttcacttccaacccagctcccggctaatggcctgggaaaagcagaagaagatggcccaagtgtttgggcccctgctatccatgtgggctcctggctttgacctggcccagccctggtcgtagGATTTGGGGAACTCAGCGTGGGGTTTGGGTTTTATCCTAGATGTGCTAGCAGGACACTGGCAAGTTTTGAGCAGGGGGCAACGACGGTCAGGGTATGTTTTAAGAGATGGCTTGTCAGCCAGGTGGAGAACAGGCTTCCACAAAGTGCATGAGAGTCCAGTCATCAAAGAGAAACTGCTCTCAGTTATTCCTTGCCGTACGACTCTTAAGATTATCAAACGTCAAAGGAAGAAGGGGCGGTATGAGAGTTCAGAAGCGGCTACAACGCCCTCGGCTGGACACCAAGAGGCTGGACAAGCACCTATGCCCTTTGCCTTGACCTGGGAAGACATaatcctgcctcctcttcctctatAGAAAGAGCCAGAAACCGCCTGCTGATTTCCTGGGGGTGCCCCTTGCCAGCTGAACTTTATGGGAATCCCGCTGATGAGGTTTCCAGATAAATCACCTTCACAAAGCCAGGAGCGCAAGAAAGGAGGTCACTCAGATACCACTGGTGTGGACAGTTCAGGAGGAAATGGCTGGGATTTGAAATAAGAGCGGTTGGGTTCAATGGAGGCCTGTTTTGGAGATCAGGGCCAAAGACTCAAGGGTGAGTCCAAGGACCCCCGCCGGAGTACAACAGACAAAGGACAGTGCCGCTTCTCAAGATAGGGCGCATCGTGTGTTGTTTGCTTACGAAGGAGGGTAACTGAGCCTTTCTACAAACATTCAAAGGGACAGGAAGAGGACACAGCTGATTGTACCTCGGGAGTTGAAAGACTGGGATTAGAGCCCTCTCTGACACTGAGCGACCGCGAAAGAGCTAGCAAAGGAATACCCAGAGGACTTGCTGAGCTAAAAGACCACAAGGGTGCGGGGAGAAGGTGGCATGGGTCAGGGTCAGCCGCTGAGTGCAGAGGAGAAAGAACTGGGAACTCCCCCACTGGGTTAGCAACGAGGAAGCGGGTGGGTTTCCTTCTTGGGGGTTCTGCTATAACATGGGGAGTGGGGGCCCGCAGGTGACCTGCGGCCGAAAGAGAATTCTTTCATGCAAGGATGGAAGAGGATAATGCATGCATTAGGATACTTCAACAAGCTCCTGAGAAATGGGATAGAGAGATAAGCTTGTTTTCATGCAAAGAATTCTTGCGACCCGTGCACAGTTTTCCAGGAGCTCTGACCCCACTCATACCGCTGTCTCGGCCCCCTGCCCCGGGGGAGAGGGGGTAGGGGAGCCACCTCGCAGGAACTGAGGCGCTGCCTGGGTGGGGGCGGCCGATCCGCGGAGGGAGGAGCCGGAGCCCGGGGGACAGGGCgagggtggggaggtgggtgCCGGGACCCCGACGCCCGGCGCTGCCCGCCGCGCATCCGGCCACATCTGAAGAGCCACAAcatggaagaggaaggggagcacGCCTCCGCAGAGCGCTTCGGGGGGCGCGGGCCGCGACCCGTCGGGGTCTGGGCGCTtcctgcctgactccagcttctcagCCAGCTGCCCACCGCCGCGCCTCGGCCCCGCCGCTGCTCCAAGACGCCTCTCCCCGCTTCCTGGAGCCACCCGGAGGTTTCGCTTCCCAGCGGCCCCGCTCCGCACCCCGCCACCTCGGCGCTCCAGCCGCGCACACCCCGACACCCCCCCCACAAGCCACGCGCAGCCTTGAGCGCCGGGACAGCGCCCCCCAGCAGCCGGGCAAGTAAGCGCGGGACTGCGCGCTCCGCAGAGGGCCGCGccccggggagggggcgtggccgcGGCCCGATCCGGCGGTCACGTGGGCCGCCCGGGCCAATGGGCGCGCGCCTCGGGTCAAGCCCAGCCCTGCCGCGCCGCGGGGTCGGCTAGTTGCACTTGGCCTTGGCTGAAGTCCGGTCCGGACGCGGGGACTGACGGGGCAGTGAGTGGCGGCGCGGGGTCCGCGGTGGGCGCCCCGCGAGGGAAGAAGCGGAGGAGGAGCGGGGCGGGGCCCGCCACGCCCCTTCGCCGCGGCTGCCGCCGACTTCTCGTCTTTCTCCTCAGGTCAAAGCCATGGAGCATGAGGTGCAGCGGCTTCGCCGGCCGTTCCGATCCGGCCGTTCGCGGCCCCTGCGGTTCCGGCTGCAGCAGCTCGAGGCCCTGCGGAGGATGGTGCAGGAGCGCGAGGCGGACATCCTGGCGGCCATCGCCGCCGACCTGTGCAAGGTGGGCGGGGGTCGCGGGGCGCCGCTCGGGGGCTTCGCTCTGCCGCAGCTCGGGGCTTTAttctgtttgctttgctttgctttggggTTACGCGGTCCCCGTGGGAGTGACGTCGCCAGCGATGTCAATAAAGCAGGAGCCCCTGGCGTGCGTTTGTGGGCGCTCTGGGGCCGTGCGTGTAGCTCCTCTCCCGTGGAACCATTTGTTTGCAAGCATccagtgtgtgagcatgtgttaTGTAGGATTACAGGAGACATCAGTGTCCTGCCCCTGAGGGTTTTAAACTTAAGAATCAGAACATGCACAGGTAAAATGTAAACAGAGTTAAACATCAGCTTGCTGAGGGTAGAATATTAAGATACAGATCACAAGCCTATTTGCTAAGGTATTAGAAGTGTGATCGAGGCAGGCCACCCTTAATCAGGGAGGTCTTCCTGAAAGAGGCAGTGTTTCAGTTGGAGTTTGAGAAGGCTGGAGAAGGGTTTAGAGGCATTGACTGTAGCAGGAAGGGATTAGCAGGTGCTTACGAAGGTTTGAAGGAGTCTGGACTGCAAACCAGCCATCGCCACCTGGGGTTTTTGACATTCTGGGCCAAGCGTATCATGCTCACTGCGAAGGGTTAACTGTGATTCCTTGACAACAGAGTGAATTGAATGCATACAGTCAGGAAGTCATTACCGTCCTTGGGGAAATTGACTTTATGCTGAGTAATCTTCCCGAGTGGGTCAGCGCTAAGCCGGTGAAGAAGAACCTGTTCACCATGATGGACGAGGCCTACATTCAGGCGGAGCCTCTGGGAGTCGTCCTGATCATCAGAGCTTGGAACTACCCGTTCGTTCTCACCGTTCAGCCGCTGATTGGAGCCATCGCTGCAGGTCTGGTGCCACTTTGTGTCTGAACGCCTCTTTAGAAGGGTTTATTCTCTCTCATTATATGTTTAAGTGGGCTGCTGGGATATGTGTGATtactttttaatgttcatttattttcatctacttgaaaggcagagcaggggagagagagagaatctcccatctgctggttccctccccaaatgcccaccacagccagggctgggccaggttgaagccaggagcctggagctccttgcaggactcccgtgtgggtggcaggggcctggcccTTGAGCCaacactgttgcctcccaggatgcattagcaggaacctggctcagaagcagaggtgctagggctagaaccagcactctgaaatgggctgtaggcatcccaagcactggCTTACCCTGTTACAACACAGCGCCCACCTCCGCATAACTAAGTTTCTAAGTGCCTGGGGGATGTACCTGTAAGGGGTTGGAGTCAGGATCTGTGTTCTGCTGTGGTTCCAGCTGCTGACTCTGGTCTTGGACAAACACCTGATTCTGCCCGACCAGTTTCTGCATTCAGATAAAGGCTCTGTGAGTAACACTGGCTTGGGTGTAGAGCCAATGCCAAGAGAATTTCTCACTTCGCAGGATCCAGATCAACAGCTCATGTTAGCATAACCTATTTGCCCAGTGATTCCAGGGTAGAGAGGAAAACCCGAGGGCTGAGGGAGAGAAGTGATAGAAATCTGGAGCCTGTTGCCAGTGAGATGTGCACGTGTGAGGAGGGGTGACACGGAAGAGAAAGATGATGCTCACTGTGAGGAAGGCGGAAGTAATTGGGTTCCCTACGCAATCACCATTCTGACAGCTGTTATTAAAGTGACCCAGCTACCAGTCTCTTCTGCTTTGTGCTTTGTCTAGGGAACGCCGTGATCCTCAAGCCTTCTGAACTAAGTGAACACACGGCTAAGATCTTGGCCAAGCTGCTCCCTCAGTATCTAGACCAGGTAAGAATATCTTGCCCCATCTTGAACACAGCGGTTCATTGTGGAAGACGCACATTAGATCCTCTGGCTGATCCATGTCGTTGCTGGCCAGGCATCTGCAGTTTCCCCGAGTGCCCAACAGTTGGCTTCCTATAAGAAATTAAGTTCCCAAATACACtgtggaatggcccagctctgacggCTGCATGTGTTTAGGCCCCTGGCTTCACGGGCACGCTTGTTATTTACAGATCTTCCACCGTGCGACGTGTTGGATTAATCCTTGTTTGCACTACCACATTGCTGTAGATGTATTCATTTAGTGAGTTAATTCATGAGAGACTGGTAGTGTGCTGGGTGCCCCTTGTCTCTGACCATCTCTTTTATCCTAACAACTTGGCAATCTGTGTGATTACGAAAGAGtacttctgctttaaaaaaaaaaaaaataggatgtaTGTGGCAGGAAGAGCCAGAAAGAAAAGTGGCCTTGGAGAGCGAGAGGGTGTAGCCCCGCCCCTGGGGTTCAGGTGTTGGCATTTGAGAGGATTGAAAGCTCCCTGGTAGGGAGGAAATCTGTGACACCACCATGAAATTGGGGTTGGGAGCTGCGGCTTCACGTGCACTGGCCGCAGGGAGAAGTCTCGCTTTGTTTTCATCAAAAGACAACTTTAAAATTCCTACCGGTATCTCACCAGTTAATTTGCAATGGCCTCAGGCCAAGGCTGGCTCTTATCAGTGTTAGGGCAGCCCTGAGAGCAGTTGTGTTCCAATAGGTGTGgctatcccctcccctcccccaggaagggTGACTTGAAAGCAAGGGAGAGGTCAGGGATTGTGTAGGAACTTGGAATCTGAAGCTGGAGGAGTAGGGGCCTGCTCTGCCCTTAAGCAGGTGTACATGTTTCAGCAGTCCAGTTGGGGGTAGGACAGTACCTGTTGCTGTTAGCTTACTGGGAAGGAGGCGTCACTCACACCTGCTCTGTAGACAAAGCCTTAGAAAAGTTAAAACCAGAAACATGGGTTGGGTTGTTAAACAGCGTAGTGAGAACTAATTAGTCTTTCAAAGAGCAGACCTCATGGCACCGTGTGGCCCACAAGCCAGCCTTACTTCATGCTCCCCTCAGAATCCTCTGGACATCTCCCTGGTCTCCCTTCCTTGTCCTCTGTTCTCTGCCCTGTCCAGGTGTTCTCTCACAGAACAGCTGCTAAGCAAAGCCCAGTGCTCACAGGGGCTCAGTTCCCAGGGGCCGGGCGGATTCTTCCAGGagcagaggaggaagctgaggccagAGAAGTCCCCTAGCTTGCCCGATGTCACATAAATCAGCAAGTGGCagagcccagcttcagcccagatGGACTTTGAAAGCAAGTGCTCTCAGCCGTGCTGTGTACCACTCGTTCAGCATCGTGTCGGGGGCTGAGCCCTGCTGGGTGTGCAGAGAAGAGAACATTCCGTTTAAACATTCAGTGTAAGACACACACCTGTCGTGTGGCCATTGGCAGCAGCCACTTTCTCACCAAAATCCTCggcttacacatacacacacacacatacacacacatacatacacatacacacacatacacacacgtctCCTGCATTTCCCTGCTTAAGTCCAACCATCTGCCCTCACCCGTGTCTCGATTGCCTAACTCAGGTAGGAAACTAGGGTCTCTCTGGGGCCGTCCCAACGAGGCTGTCGGTTCCCCCGTGCCCACGGCTCCATCCTGCACTTGTCCTTGGTCAGCCCTCTCTTACGTCATCCGTCCCCTCCCTCACTGTTCTTGACGCTCTCCGGGTTTTCCTGAATATTGCACGTTTCCGTTGAAGGAACCGCTGGTGTTGGCGTTACAGTGACCTTGGCAATGCAGGAGTTTCCGTTTCTCTTTCTTCCAGGACCTGTACGCTGTCGTGAACGGTGGCGTGAAGGAAACCACGGAGCTCCTGAAGGAGCGCTTTGACCACATCCTGTATACGGGAAACGCTGCCGTCGGGAAGATTGTCATGGAAGCCGCTGCCAAGCATCTGACCCTGGTGACTCTTGAACTGGGCGGGAAAAGTCCGTGTTACATCGATACAGACTGTGACCTGGACACAGTCTGCAGGTGAGGCTGCCTCTCCGCTTCTCCCAGCTCCTAGCAGTAGCGCCGCCTCATCCGCTGTGCTTGAACCCTGTGCCTGATGGCACAAAGACAACATCATGAAGGGGTTGTCAAGACAGCTAGGGCTCTCACAGACTGTCTCTTGGTGCCATTGGGAGAAGTCAGGAACCGTAGGTGCTGGCATCACGTGGTTGTCCTTAGGAATTTCTGTTCTCCAGATTACAGGTAAGTCTGGCAAGAAACTTGAATGCTCTCCTGTGGATGATCCAGGAAGTAGATAATCCAAGGATTGTGTGTGCCTAAGGCAATCTTTCAATTTGCAGCTGGAAGTTGATCTCTTGAAAAACACCAGTATTACTGATTTGGTAGCTGTGAATAGCATCTTGCGCCTGAGAACTAGGACATACAAGGTTTCAGATTCCCTCTGCTAAGTCAAGTTCAGCCTTCAGGAGGTACCAGGACGTAGACCTATCACTGTGCTCTGAATGGTGGggttttctctccctgtaacGGACAGGGAGCAAAGGAGGCGGGAGGGAGTTAGGTCACGGTGTCTTAGGTAAAGTAGAATGGCTCGCACGAGAGACgctgagtgagtgagtgggtgTTGAGATTCTGGGCTGCGTTCCCTATGTAGGGAGGGCTTGCCGTAGTGGAGAAGGATCCTCTTGGAGGGGAATGGTCTGAGAGGCTGGTGCTCATGCTGCTTTGGCCCTGGACATCTTGCCAAAATCCGGAGAGGCAGAGTGTGCAGCTAGGTCCTGTGACGCAGTAGACGCCCTTGGCTGGAGCGGGAGCAGAAGGAAGGGGCTGTCAGAACGCTGTGTCTGCTCTTTGCCTATAGCTGGCAGAGGCATCACTGCACATACCATTTCGCCTGAGCTGGCTTCAGAACTTTCCTGCTCCTTAGAATCGTCTACCTCAGCCAGAAAATGTAAATTAACCTAAGTTCCAACTGACTGATGTCgagactagtttttttttttttttttttttaataaagagacTCGAGTAAAAACAGGAATGCATTTCAGTTGCACACCATTTAAACACCACAAACGTGCCTAACAAATGAATATTCGGGCGGCTTTGTGTTTTTGTCCCTCAGGCGCATAACTTGGGGGAAGTACATGAATTGTGGCCAGACCTGCATTGCTCCCGACTATGTTCTCTGTGAAGCATCCCTGCAGAACCAGATTGTGCAGAAGATCAAGGAAACCGTGCAGGTTTGTGCTCCACACACCCGAGCCCACTGATTTCAGCAAGACAAGGAATCGGCTTAATGATTTGCAGGCAGCGTCTCCGTGCTCTCTTCCACCTGGGAGAATTCCAGTAGCATCTGTGACTGAATCAATTTACTGGCTAATTGAAAATGTTCTGTGCAGCTCCCTAGGATGTCTGCTGGAAGCAAGATTCGGTTGGTGTTAAATCCATGTGACTGTCTAGTCGATTTGTTAGGGATCAGTTATGGCATATGCTTAAAAATTAACTGTGCACCCATGGTTCCGAGGGAAGATCGCCAATCTCTTAATGTACAATTAGAGACCCTTGGCCGTTGCTGGTTAAGGTTATCAGTTCTTATGTCTATAGAGGACTGGAATGGCCGGAAGTTGGAAGGAGTGAGTTGATTAAATATCTACTTATAATGTACCCTCTACATGGTTGTCAGGCTTTGGGAGTGCTTAAAGTAAGGATATGCTGTGAGGAGATTAAGGACGGCTGCATGGTAGTGTCGTAAGCCAAGACGTGAATGAAATGTGGAATGGAGATGGGTAGGAAGGAACAGGATGAGCAGGGTGATCGAGGTCATGGTGTGAGGGGGCCCCTCGGCCCCCTGGGTGAAAGAAAGTTCTGGAATGATCATTGTTCACTCAGCGAATCTTGACTGAGCACTGAAACAAAGGATCAAGAATATCAGAGCTATGCAGCTGACTGGAGAATGGAAATTGTGTGCCAGCAAGTTCACTGAAAAGCTTCACACGTGCAACAGGCGGGGGACCTGGGGTGAGGTGCTGGGGTCTGGATGTGGGAGTTGGGCATGAATGGTAAGACTGACAGCAGATCCAGAACAGGAGAATGTGAAGGGAGTTGTTGGATGGGGAGAGGGTGGTTAGATACCTGGGGTTGCTTCCATAACTTAGTGTTGTCTTCGTAGAAAGTCTTGGTTGTGTGCTTATTGAGGTTCTTCTGTCATGGTAATTTACCAAAGCTCTGTTTTGACCCTGTGAGTGCTATGATCTTTGAAAGATCGATCAGTCCAGAGAAGATGTAACACAACAAAATGGGGCAAAGGTCAACAGACGTTTTCTGTAAACAGCAGGTAGCAGATAAGGCTTTGCAGACTCTGGGGTTTCTGCACAGCTTGGTGTGGGGGAGTGGTGGTCACCAACTATAAGAACAAATGAGTGACCTGCTCCAGACCAAGACGTCTTCCCTTCTGCCTGCTCCCACTGCCACAGCCCTACCCGGGGAGAGCCAGGGATAGACACAGTACATCCTTGGGAACCTTCTAGAACTATGGAAAATGCTAGATCTATGGGTGGTTGGGGGAGGTgggaatgatttattttcttgtccTTGACTTGCCAAAAAGCTTTCGCTTACTACCTCTGTACTACTGTTAAATTATTGCATGGGGAGAATGTGTGTTGGATTCTGTGAGGGTATAATAGCAGGCCAATTTTTGGACGTGGGTGGATTTTGCCCTTACTTAAAGCAATTGAAACATGAGGGTGCTTCAAGAAGTTCCTGGACAATTGTATTAAAACATAGGTTTGTTTGGATGggagattttttaaatgtgtgcatggttttttcacagtacacattttccacaattttttttttgaagatcctaTGATAGAACTTTGTGATAATTAAATACTCCTATTGTTTTAAATAGGAATTTTATGGAGAAAACATAAAAGAGTCTCCCGATTATGAACGGATCATCAACCTTCGTCACTTTAAGAGGATACAAAGTTTGCTTGAAGGACAAAAGATAGCTTTTGGTGGGGAGACCGACGAGGCCACCCGCTACATAGGTAATGGAAACCACCCGGTCCtacgggaagcagagcagcttggcaGGTTGTACTGACACTCCTTGTATCAGCCTTTCATTAACTAAAATCCCTGAGAGGAGCCTCTTGGGAAAGGAAGGTGTGTTTCAGCTTACAGTTCGAAGGTTAGGGTCCAGGACCAGGTGGCCCCATTGCCCGTGTCTGTGGAGGTCATGGCTGGTGCGGAGCGACAGTCACACAGTAAGCCAAAAAGGACAGTGAGGCAGCACTTGAACTCCCGTAATCAAGCCTGTCTCAGGAACCACCCTGACGGGCACACCCCCAGGGACCCAAAGGCCTCCCACCAGACCCGCCTCTCAGAGGCCATCCTTAGATCAAGCCTGTACCCTTGGCCCATCAACTGCTAACGTGGAGGCTTCCCAGTTGAAACATCTGCATGAGATTTGGGAAGAAGAAAAGTCCTGTACCACCCGTAACACTACTGACTGACGCTAGAGAGGCTTGACTATATGGGGTTTATTTACTGAGCtattaaaaaaatactgcttcCTGGTATACTGCTCTTCTTGTAAGCTACTGAAAATCTGTACAGGTATGCACGCTTCGTTATTCCACCTGAGTTGCACTGGCCTTTCGTGTTTACacgtgttattttttttaaagattaatttatttatttgaaagtcagagttacacagagagagaaggaggggcagagagagagagagaggtcttctatctgctggtttattctccagttggctgcaatggccggagctgtgctgatctgaagccaggaaccaggagcttcttccgggtctcccacacaggtgcaggggcccaagcactgggccatcttccactgctttcccaggccacagcagagagctggattagcagtggagcagccgggacttgaaccggcacccatatgggatgccagcactgcaggtggcggctttacctgctacgccacagcgctggcccctacacatGTGTTATTTAATCGTCTCTATTCCTAATGATCCTTTATGTGATGCTCTCCAGTTTATGAATGGGAAAACAGCACCACAAAGGAAAGGGCATCACTACAGTTCTGCGCCTCGCCAGTGACCGTCCCATTCCAGAAATCAAGTCTTAGCCTGTCACGCTTGAACTTGCTATTTGTTCGTTATTTGTTCATCTCCtttgtgttctttcttttctacCATGAATATGCATTACTTTgagttttaactccattttttgtAAAGTAACATGCAAGCTGACCGAAAAATCACAGATACATTTGGTTGGCAAAGAAGCAGCCCAGAATAGCTTTACTTATGCCCACTCACCAGATAGGATGCTGTGGATCACCAAAAGCCtggcttaaaaaaatacaacttgaAGGCCTTGAGTAATGAGGAAatgtttcttctcttcctttgagCTGTCCCAAGGCTCTGCTGAGCTGGGGGGTTTAGCGGTCATTTCTCCacctttctctcctcccatccTCAGCCTATTGCCTTTGTCTGCTTCTAGACTGATCTTTGGCCAGAGGAAGGGGCTATTACGATTAGCTTCGATTGATTGGCACTTTCCCCTCCTGGGTCGCCTTGGCTGAGCACACAGCGTGCAGAGGAGGTTGCATGCCCAAACCAAGACGTGGGCATCAACTGATATACACCTGGAATGATGTCCTCAGCCACGTGCCAGGACTGCCTGAGAGAAACCAGGAGTAGAGAAAAAAGCTAATTGCTtgaggtctttctttttcttttcttttcttttcttttctttctttctttctcttttttttttttttttttgacagagttaggcagtgagagagagagacagagagaaaggtcttcttttccattgattcacccccaaaatggccgctacggccagagctgcgctgatctgaaaccaggagccaggtgcttctcctggtctcccatggggtgcagggcccaagcacttgggccatcctccactgccctcctgggccacagcagagagctggactggaagaggggcaaccgggacagaatccagcgccccaaccgggactagaaccccggggtgccggcgccgcaggcggaggattagcctagtgagccacggtgccggcttctCAGGTCTTTCTGAGCACTGCTAATTGGCATGGATGCTGGGCCAACGTGCAGCTCCTTCACCACCCATTTTACCCGTTCTGGTGCCCCTTGTCTGTCTGCAAATAGAACACGGAAATAAGGGCAGGGAATATTGACCCTTTCAGTGTCTTCTGAATCTGGCTCACAGAGGTGAAGTTCAAGCCAGCGAGATGATACGCGTGAAGGCAATTAAGAAGGAAGTGTTCATTTGCTTGACGGAGGAGCTGTCTCTGTGGCTTTCATCCGTGAGAACCAGGACCTTCAATTAAACCATGCACATGGCTGTGTGCAGGATTCAGTGTGAAGAAGATATTCCCAAGTTGGCATCTTCTTACACAGGGATGCCTTAAATTCCACTTTAGAGGCATCGGCATGGCTTCGTCCATGGACTCGGGACTTTTCTCCGGAGACCtgacttgggtggcagaggcaaaGGGTGAAACAAATAGATGAGACAGATGAAACACATGTAAGGAATAAATAAAAGTGCGAGACAGGAGACttggattttttgtgtgtgtgtgttttcctttcagCCCCGACAGTACTGACTGATGTTGACCCTGAAGCCAAGGTGATGCAGGAAGAAATTTTCGGACCAGTTCTTCCGATAGGAGAACCTATCGCCTGTGAAAAATGCAGATGAAGCTATACAGTTCATAAATGAACGTGAAAAGCCCCTGGCTCTCTATATATTTTCTCATAACGATAAGGTAAGTGTGGGAGGGAACTGCTCCCCATCATAGTGACTTCTCACAAGCCAGCTCCTTGTGTGCTGTTCGAcaaatgatgatttcatttctgtCATACCACCGTGCACCAGGGGATGTTGTGTTTGTATACAGAGCTGTCTTGATAATGAGGCCCCGGGGTTATCCTACATCCTTTCTCCCCAGTTCCCTGGGGTAGATCTCAGTCGGTAGTGGGGAGTATCacaaggccttttttttttttttttaagaatcattttatttatttgaaagtcagagttacacagagagaggagaggcagagagagagagagagagagagagagagagaggtcttccattccactggttcactccccaaatgaccacaacggccagaggtgagctgatcaggagccaggagcttcttccaggtctcccatgcggttgcaggggcccaaggacttgggccatcttctgctgctttcccaggcaacagcagagaggtgg from Lepus europaeus isolate LE1 chromosome 18, mLepTim1.pri, whole genome shotgun sequence encodes the following:
- the LOC133777338 gene encoding LOW QUALITY PROTEIN: aldehyde dehydrogenase family 3 member A2-like (The sequence of the model RefSeq protein was modified relative to this genomic sequence to represent the inferred CDS: deleted 1 base in 1 codon), whose product is MEHEVQRLRRPFRSGRSRPLRFRLQQLEALRRMVQEREADILAAIAADLCKSELNAYSQEVITVLGEIDFMLSNLPEWVSAKPVKKNLFTMMDEAYIQAEPLGVVLIIRAWNYPFVLTVQPLIGAIAAGNAVILKPSELSEHTAKILAKLLPQYLDQDLYAVVNGGVKETTELLKERFDHILYTGNAAVGKIVMEAAAKHLTLVTLELGGKSPCYIDTDCDLDTVCRRITWGKYMNCGQTCIAPDYVLCEASLQNQIVQKIKETVQEFYGENIKESPDYERIINLRHFKRIQSLLEGQKIAFGGETDEATRYIAPTVLTDVDPEAKVMQEEIFGPVLPIENLSPVKNADEAIQFINEREKPLALYIFSHNDKLIRRMIDETSSGGVTGNDVIMHFTLNSLPFGGVGSSGMGAYHGKHTFDTFSHQRPCLLKSLKRESANKLRYPPNSQSKVDWAKFFLLKQFHKGKLGLLLLAILGILAALLVKKHQAVLRRQALSIFLVAHSLRGPRKQ